Proteins encoded together in one Janthinobacterium tructae window:
- a CDS encoding VOC family protein, with product MIKGLRTVTYPVPDLDKAKAWYSQVFNTAPYFDQPFYVGFAIGGFELGLLPGGEPGTQGSVTYWGVDGIEQEVERIVALGGTLHHPITDVGDGIRTVELLDPFGNQIGLIDNPHFETGKVV from the coding sequence ATGATCAAGGGCTTACGCACCGTCACCTATCCCGTCCCCGACCTGGACAAGGCCAAAGCCTGGTACAGCCAGGTATTTAACACGGCGCCGTATTTCGACCAGCCGTTTTATGTGGGTTTTGCCATCGGCGGCTTCGAACTTGGGCTGCTGCCGGGCGGCGAGCCAGGCACGCAAGGCAGCGTGACGTACTGGGGCGTGGACGGCATCGAGCAGGAAGTCGAGCGCATCGTTGCGCTGGGCGGCACCCTGCACCATCCGATCACGGACGTGGGCGACGGCATCCGCACGGTGGAATTGCTCGACCCGTTCGGCAACCAGATCGGCCTGATCGACAATCCCCATTTCGAAACCGGCAAAGTCGTTTAA
- the lptE gene encoding LPS assembly lipoprotein LptE yields MTTSSQVSLLGRRAALALGLTVLLSACGFHLRGSNGSFMLPFATMYIGLPETSPLAIGLKRYIRAIGSTEVVGTKDGADAVLEVLSDPERNRTKTILSLNKNGRVQEYQLGYSINFRVLDKAGNQLLAPTTISLVRPITFDESQVLAKETEEAALYRDMRNDLVQQIMRRLAAIKPVLPAMSVAPVTPVAPAAPQQ; encoded by the coding sequence ATGACGACTTCCTCTCAAGTATCGCTGTTGGGCCGCCGTGCCGCGCTGGCGTTGGGTCTGACTGTTCTGTTGTCGGCCTGCGGCTTTCATTTGCGCGGTTCGAATGGCAGTTTCATGCTGCCGTTCGCGACGATGTACATCGGCTTGCCCGAGACATCGCCGCTGGCGATCGGCCTGAAGCGCTATATCCGCGCCATCGGCAGCACCGAGGTGGTGGGCACCAAGGATGGCGCCGACGCTGTCCTTGAAGTGCTCAGCGACCCGGAGAGGAATCGTACCAAGACCATTTTGTCGCTGAACAAAAATGGTCGCGTACAAGAGTATCAACTTGGCTATTCGATCAATTTCCGCGTCCTGGACAAGGCCGGCAACCAGTTGCTGGCTCCGACGACCATCAGCCTGGTGCGTCCGATTACCTTCGACGAGTCGCAGGTACTGGCCAAGGAAACCGAGGAGGCAGCGCTGTACCGCGACATGCGCAACGACCTGGTGCAGCAGATCATGCGCCGCCTGGCCGCCATCAAGCCGGTGCTGCCGGCCATGTCGGTGGCGCCCGTGACACCGGTCGCGCCGGCAGCCCCGCAGCAGTAA
- the holA gene encoding DNA polymerase III subunit delta produces MQLRIDALDGHVAKPLAQLYVITSDEHLLALEAADKIRRAARAQGFSERDVLTVERSFKWGELLAANQELSLFGDKKLIELRIPTGKPGKDGGAALQSYAKNLSPDNLTLITLPKLDWATQKAAWVASLQQAAVYIEIPNVERAQLPAWISQRLAAQGQSAERASIDFIAERVEGNLLAAHQEIQKLGLLHAAGKLTYEQVQDAVLNVARYDVFKLSEAMLAGDPARLVRMLEGLKGEGEALPLVLWAVSEEIRTLLKLKAGMAQGRPLGALLKEYRIWGPRERMMEPALRRISLPVLEAALQQAAQVDKMIKGLRAKGYAGDAWDAMLQLGLKIARG; encoded by the coding sequence ATGCAATTGCGGATAGACGCGCTCGACGGGCATGTGGCCAAGCCGCTGGCGCAGCTGTATGTGATCACCAGCGACGAACACTTGCTGGCGCTGGAAGCGGCCGACAAGATCCGCCGCGCGGCGCGCGCGCAAGGGTTTTCCGAACGCGACGTACTGACGGTGGAGCGCAGCTTCAAGTGGGGCGAACTGCTGGCGGCGAACCAGGAGCTGTCGCTGTTCGGCGATAAGAAACTGATCGAGCTGCGCATCCCCACCGGCAAGCCGGGCAAGGATGGCGGGGCGGCGCTGCAAAGCTATGCGAAAAACCTCAGTCCCGACAACCTGACCCTGATCACCTTGCCCAAGCTGGACTGGGCCACGCAGAAGGCGGCCTGGGTCGCCAGCCTGCAGCAGGCGGCCGTGTATATCGAGATTCCGAATGTGGAACGGGCGCAGTTGCCGGCCTGGATATCCCAGCGCCTGGCCGCGCAGGGCCAGAGCGCGGAGCGCGCCAGCATCGACTTCATCGCCGAACGGGTGGAGGGCAATTTGCTGGCGGCGCACCAGGAGATCCAGAAACTGGGTTTGCTGCACGCGGCGGGCAAGCTGACGTATGAGCAAGTGCAGGACGCGGTGCTGAACGTGGCCCGCTACGATGTCTTCAAGCTGTCCGAAGCCATGCTGGCCGGCGATCCGGCGCGCCTGGTGCGCATGCTCGAAGGCTTGAAAGGCGAGGGCGAGGCGCTGCCGCTGGTGTTATGGGCCGTCTCCGAGGAAATCCGCACGCTGTTAAAATTGAAGGCCGGCATGGCACAAGGGCGCCCATTGGGCGCGCTGCTGAAGGAATACCGCATCTGGGGACCGCGCGAGCGGATGATGGAACCGGCCCTGCGGCGCATCTCGCTGCCCGTGCTGGAAGCGGCGCTGCAGCAGGCGGCGCAGGTGGACAAGATGATCAAGGGCTTGCGCGCCAAGGGCTACGCGGGCGATGCCTGGGATGCCATGCTGCAGCTGGGCCTGAAGATCGCCCGAGGCTAG
- a CDS encoding AraC family transcriptional regulator, with protein sequence MFFASKPAMIVYQEYLPIPALRPWLDCVWTCRVQTGATPVTHQVLPDNCIDILCQDQQDASFAVGMMTAPIAVVSHGLVQTVAARFRPGAAARFFQLPLCELSDGRTGLQQLWGRELAARLGDALWSEPLSNAQRVSILQDYLLLRLRTAPPRRQPGAAEHAIAAIERASGQVRVDGLAAQLGVSRQHLALQFRQHVGISPKLFARICRFRAASAGMQRLAGQPDWAQVALQFGYFDQSHLIHDFQDFARSSPEAWFMRRHH encoded by the coding sequence TTGTTCTTTGCATCAAAGCCGGCCATGATCGTCTACCAGGAATATCTGCCCATTCCCGCCCTGCGGCCCTGGCTGGACTGCGTCTGGACCTGCCGCGTGCAGACGGGCGCCACACCCGTCACGCACCAGGTCTTGCCCGACAATTGCATCGACATCCTGTGCCAGGACCAGCAGGATGCCAGCTTTGCCGTGGGCATGATGACGGCGCCGATCGCCGTCGTCAGCCACGGCCTCGTGCAGACGGTGGCGGCCCGCTTCAGGCCGGGCGCGGCGGCGCGCTTCTTCCAGCTGCCCTTGTGCGAACTGAGCGATGGCCGCACGGGCTTGCAACAGCTGTGGGGCCGCGAGCTGGCGGCACGCCTGGGTGACGCGCTGTGGAGCGAGCCCTTGTCGAATGCGCAAAGAGTTTCCATTTTGCAAGATTATCTGCTGCTACGCCTGCGCACCGCGCCGCCACGGCGCCAGCCCGGTGCGGCCGAACATGCCATCGCCGCCATCGAACGCGCATCCGGCCAGGTGCGCGTGGACGGACTGGCCGCGCAACTGGGCGTGTCGCGCCAGCACCTGGCGCTGCAATTTCGCCAGCACGTCGGCATCAGCCCAAAATTGTTTGCCCGTATCTGCCGTTTTCGCGCCGCCAGCGCCGGCATGCAACGCCTGGCGGGGCAGCCGGACTGGGCGCAAGTCGCCTTGCAATTCGGTTATTTCGACCAGTCGCACCTGATCCACGACTTCCAGGATTTCGCCCGCAGTTCGCCCGAGGCGTGGTTCATGCGCCGCCACCATTGA
- the leuS gene encoding leucine--tRNA ligase produces MQDKYSPADVEQAAQSHWKAIDAYKAVEHDPRFPKGKYFACSMLPYPSGKLHMGHVRNYTINDVMYRYLRMNGYNVLMPMGWDAFGMPAENAAMANNVPPAQWTYSNIAHMKQQMESMGLAIDWSREMTACKPEYYKWNQWMFLKMLEKGIIYKKTGTVNWDPIDQTVLANEQVVDGRGWRSGALIEKREIPMYYARITDYAEELLAYVDDKLPGWPERVRTMQTNWIGKSTGVRFAFPHAIKDAEGALIGDGKLYVFTTRPDTVMGVTFCAVAAEHPLALHAAQSNPALAAFNAECKLGSVIEADMATMEKKGMPTGLFVTHPLTGAQVEVWVGNYVLMTYGDGAVMGVPAHDERDFGFAKKYNLPIKQVIEVKGQEFSTDAWQESYGSKDGVCVASGKYDGLHFASAVDAVAADLAELGLGEKKTTFRLRDWGISRQRYWGTPIPMIHCADCGVVPVPEKDLPVVLPEDCVPDGTGNPLNKYEAFLQCDCPQCGKPARRETDTMDTFVDSSWYYMRYTSPGSNDAMVDARNDYWMPMDQYIGGIEHAVMHLLYARFWTKIMRDFGLVKFDEPFVNLLTQGMVLNETYFRKDAVGKTTWFNPDDVRLSLDDKGRPQSAILVADGQPVEIGGTEKMSKSKNNGIDPQAQIEQYGADTARLFTMFASPPEQTLEWSGSGVEGANRFLRRVWNFGYAQSATIQAALAGGAAPATGDAQKNLRRELHKLLQQADYDLKRIQYNTVVSACMKMLNTLESAKLDDSAQSKALIAEGFSIFLRLLNPVAPHITHVLWQELGYAGVHGDLLNVAWPQVDPQALEQSEIEMMIQVNGKLRGSITVSKDADKASIEAAALACESVQKYVETTPKKIIVVPGKLISIVV; encoded by the coding sequence ATGCAAGATAAATATAGTCCCGCCGACGTCGAACAAGCCGCCCAATCGCACTGGAAGGCGATCGATGCCTACAAAGCCGTCGAACACGACCCGCGTTTCCCAAAAGGCAAGTATTTTGCCTGCTCGATGCTGCCTTACCCTTCGGGCAAGCTGCACATGGGTCACGTGCGCAACTATACGATCAATGACGTGATGTACCGCTACCTGCGCATGAACGGCTACAACGTGCTCATGCCGATGGGCTGGGATGCGTTCGGCATGCCGGCGGAAAACGCGGCCATGGCCAACAACGTGCCGCCCGCGCAATGGACGTATTCGAACATCGCCCACATGAAGCAGCAGATGGAATCGATGGGCCTGGCCATCGACTGGTCGCGCGAAATGACCGCCTGCAAGCCCGAATACTACAAATGGAACCAGTGGATGTTCCTGAAGATGCTGGAAAAAGGCATCATCTACAAAAAGACCGGCACCGTGAACTGGGACCCGATCGACCAGACCGTGCTGGCCAACGAGCAAGTCGTTGATGGCCGCGGCTGGCGTTCCGGCGCGCTGATCGAAAAGCGCGAAATCCCCATGTACTACGCGCGCATCACCGACTACGCGGAAGAATTGCTGGCGTATGTGGACGACAAGCTGCCGGGCTGGCCCGAGCGCGTGCGCACCATGCAGACCAACTGGATCGGCAAGTCGACGGGCGTGCGCTTCGCCTTCCCGCATGCCATCAAGGATGCCGAAGGTGCCCTGATCGGCGACGGCAAGCTGTACGTATTTACCACCCGCCCCGACACCGTCATGGGCGTGACCTTCTGCGCCGTGGCCGCCGAGCACCCGCTGGCCCTCCACGCCGCGCAAAGCAATCCCGCGCTGGCCGCCTTCAACGCCGAATGTAAACTCGGCTCCGTGATCGAAGCGGACATGGCGACGATGGAGAAGAAGGGCATGCCGACCGGCCTGTTCGTCACCCATCCGCTGACGGGCGCGCAAGTGGAAGTATGGGTCGGCAATTACGTGCTGATGACTTACGGCGATGGCGCCGTGATGGGCGTGCCGGCGCATGACGAACGCGATTTCGGCTTCGCCAAGAAATACAATCTGCCGATCAAGCAAGTGATCGAAGTCAAGGGTCAGGAATTTTCGACCGATGCGTGGCAGGAATCGTATGGCAGCAAGGACGGCGTCTGTGTCGCCTCCGGCAAATACGACGGCCTGCATTTCGCTTCCGCCGTCGATGCGGTGGCCGCCGACCTGGCAGAACTTGGCCTGGGCGAAAAGAAAACCACCTTCCGCCTGCGCGACTGGGGCATTTCGCGCCAGCGCTACTGGGGCACGCCGATCCCGATGATCCATTGCGCCGATTGCGGCGTGGTGCCGGTGCCGGAAAAAGATCTGCCGGTGGTGCTGCCGGAAGACTGCGTGCCGGACGGCACGGGCAATCCGCTGAACAAGTACGAAGCCTTCCTGCAGTGCGATTGCCCGCAGTGCGGCAAGCCGGCGCGCCGCGAGACGGACACCATGGATACCTTCGTCGATTCGTCGTGGTATTACATGCGCTATACCTCGCCAGGCTCGAACGACGCCATGGTCGACGCGCGCAATGATTACTGGATGCCGATGGACCAGTACATCGGCGGCATCGAACACGCCGTCATGCACTTGCTGTACGCGCGCTTCTGGACCAAGATCATGCGCGACTTCGGCCTGGTCAAGTTCGACGAGCCGTTCGTCAATCTGCTGACGCAAGGCATGGTGCTCAACGAAACGTACTTCCGCAAGGACGCGGTGGGCAAGACCACCTGGTTCAACCCGGACGACGTGCGCCTGTCGCTCGATGACAAGGGCCGTCCGCAAAGCGCCATCCTGGTGGCCGATGGCCAGCCGGTGGAAATCGGCGGCACGGAAAAAATGTCGAAGTCGAAGAACAACGGCATCGACCCGCAAGCGCAGATCGAGCAGTACGGCGCCGACACGGCCCGTCTGTTTACCATGTTCGCCTCGCCGCCGGAACAGACGCTGGAATGGTCGGGCAGCGGCGTCGAAGGCGCGAACCGCTTCCTGCGCCGCGTGTGGAACTTCGGCTACGCCCAGTCGGCCACGATTCAAGCCGCACTGGCTGGCGGCGCCGCACCGGCCACGGGCGACGCGCAGAAAAACCTGCGCCGCGAATTGCACAAGCTGCTGCAGCAAGCCGATTACGACTTGAAGCGCATCCAGTACAACACCGTGGTGTCGGCCTGCATGAAGATGCTCAATACCCTGGAATCGGCCAAGCTGGACGATAGCGCGCAGTCGAAGGCCCTGATCGCCGAAGGCTTCTCCATCTTCCTGCGCCTGCTCAATCCTGTCGCGCCGCACATCACCCACGTGCTGTGGCAGGAACTGGGCTACGCCGGCGTGCACGGCGACCTGCTGAACGTCGCCTGGCCGCAGGTCGACCCGCAAGCGCTGGAGCAGTCCGAGATCGAGATGATGATCCAGGTGAACGGCAAGCTGCGCGGCTCGATCACGGTGTCCAAGGATGCGGACAAGGCCAGCATCGAAGCGGCCGCGCTGGCGTGCGAAAGTGTGCAAAAGTACGTCGAAACCACGCCGAAGAAGATCATCGTCGTGCCAGGCAAGTTAATCAGCATCGTGGTGTAA
- a CDS encoding LysR substrate-binding domain-containing protein, which produces MSRKIPMLQALNCFEAAARHQSYTHAARELSLTQSAVSRQISSLESFLGVQLFQRTRHGVLLTSAGAAYARQIAARLDGLERDTLDTMARQGGGGALQLASVPTFATRWLMPRLGSLAGRHPDIVVHIDAYTKPFMFADTEYDGALYAGTPEQLARWPGTRATLLMHEEIVPVASPRLLAARSAWQPQDLLELTLLQQSTRPGAWRQWFDAMQVEGEGRDGAHYGARYELFSMLAMAAVQGQGAVLLPRMLVEAELARGELRIVCERPLRGQRAYYLITPETAHEKTALQQLRAWLQDEAA; this is translated from the coding sequence ATGTCACGCAAAATCCCGATGCTACAGGCGCTCAATTGTTTCGAGGCGGCCGCGCGCCACCAGAGCTACACGCACGCGGCGCGCGAACTGTCGCTGACACAAAGCGCCGTGTCGCGCCAGATTTCATCACTGGAAAGTTTTCTTGGCGTGCAACTATTCCAGCGCACGCGCCATGGCGTGTTGCTGACCAGCGCCGGCGCCGCCTATGCGCGCCAGATCGCGGCGCGCCTCGATGGCCTGGAGCGCGACACGCTCGATACGATGGCGCGCCAGGGTGGCGGCGGGGCATTGCAGCTCGCTTCCGTGCCCACGTTTGCCACGCGCTGGCTGATGCCGCGCCTGGGCTCGCTGGCAGGGCGGCACCCCGACATCGTGGTGCATATCGACGCGTACACGAAACCGTTCATGTTTGCCGATACGGAATACGACGGCGCGCTGTACGCGGGCACGCCCGAGCAGCTGGCGCGCTGGCCCGGCACGCGCGCCACTTTGCTCATGCACGAAGAAATCGTGCCCGTTGCCAGCCCGCGCCTGCTGGCGGCGCGCAGCGCCTGGCAACCGCAGGATTTGCTTGAGCTGACCTTGCTGCAACAAAGTACGCGCCCGGGCGCCTGGCGCCAGTGGTTTGATGCCATGCAGGTCGAGGGAGAGGGACGCGATGGGGCACACTATGGCGCCCGCTACGAACTGTTTTCCATGCTGGCCATGGCGGCCGTGCAAGGGCAGGGGGCAGTCCTGCTGCCGCGCATGCTGGTCGAAGCGGAACTGGCGCGTGGCGAGCTGCGCATCGTCTGCGAGCGCCCACTGCGCGGCCAGCGGGCGTATTACCTGATCACGCCCGAAACGGCGCATGAAAAAACGGCCTTGCAGCAATTGCGCGCCTGGCTGCAGGACGAAGCGGCTTAA